A window from Chrysemys picta bellii isolate R12L10 chromosome 20, ASM1138683v2, whole genome shotgun sequence encodes these proteins:
- the SHE gene encoding LOW QUALITY PROTEIN: SH2 domain-containing adapter protein E (The sequence of the model RefSeq protein was modified relative to this genomic sequence to represent the inferred CDS: deleted 5 bases in 4 codons), translating to MAAKWFREFPSSLKTASERARPGSGSLGKLGSASRKPLGPAEPGPGPVQGKNRKNSAAELGGCRAAPGPGKDGGSRLSRDNLQGLIQAATGKMRKNSRAEGSPQEGAPKGPGCSTYMNRLIKVDAHEKNGKSYPSGSPAPSPAPEEDKGKTPKQETVIILEDYADPYDAKHTKGQREAERLGENDGYMEPYDAQQMITEIRRRGSKDPLVKSHLLLDGPGEPGEGVPRPDAAPKRQGSKEQLGKAPPQLYDTPYEPGEAPASTLQDRRARVVDSRLPENDERPAAEYEQPWEWKKEQIVKALSVQFEGAERAGAPKDEALRQHHRQKSWTPKTLKPTLPDHGEGERVDPALALEKQPWYHGAITRAEAESRLQPCKEAGYLVRTSETGNGKYSIALKTSQGCVHIIVAQTKDNKYTLSQTSGVFGSVPEVVHHYSTEKLPFKGAEHMTLLHPVHSKLH from the exons atggcggCCAAGTGGTTCAGGGAGTTCCCCTCCAGTCTGAAGACGGCTTCGGAGCGGGCCAGGCCGGGCAGCGGGAGCTTGGGCAAGCTGGGCAGCGCCTCCCGGAAGCCCCTGGGCCCCGCCGAGCCGGGCCCCGGCCCCGTGCAGGGCAAAAACCGCAAGAACTCGGCGGCCGAGCTGGGGGGCTGCCGGGCGGCTCCGGGGCCCGGCAAGGATGGCGGCAGCAGGCTGTCCCGGGACAACCTGCAGGGGCTGATCCAGGCCGCCACGGGCAAGATGCGCAAGAACTCACGGGCGGAAGGCAGCCCCCAGGAGGGCGCCCCCAAGGGCCCTGGCTGCAGCACCTACATGAACCGGCTCATCAAGGTGGACGCCCATGAGAAGAATGGGAAAAGCTACCCCAGCGGTAGCCCAGCGCCCAGCCCGGCGCCGGAGGAGGACAAGGGCAAGACCCCTAAACAGGAGACG GTCATCATTCTGGAGGACTACGCCGACCCATACGACGCCAAGCACACCAAGGGCCAGCGGGAGGCGGAGCGGCTGGGGGAGAACGACGGGTACATGGAGCCCTACGACGCGCAGCAGATGATAACGG AAATCCGCAGGCGGGGCTCCAAGGACCCGCTGGTCAAAAGCCATCTGCTGCTGGACGggcccggggagccg ggggagggcgtcCCCCGGCCGGACGCGGCACCCAAGCGGCAGGGCTccaaggagcagctggggaaggccCCGCCGCAGCTCTATGACACCCCCTATGAGCCCGGGGAGGCGCCGGCCAGCACCCTGCAGGACAGGAGGGCGCGGGTGGTGGACAGCCGGCTCCCGGAGAACGACGAGCGCCCTGCCGCGGAGTACGAGCAGCCCTGGGAGTGGAAGAAGGAGCAGATAGTGAAGGCTCTGTCAg TCCAGTTTGAGGGAGCAGAGCGG GCGGGCGCCCCCAAGGACGAGGCGCTGCGGCAGCACCATCGCCAGAAGAGCTGGACT CCCAAGACCCTGAAGCCGACGCTCCCAGACCACGGCGAG GGCGAGCGAGTGGACCCAGCCCTGGCGCTGGAGAAGCAGCC CTGGTACCATGGAGCCATCACCCGGGCCGAGGCCGAGAGCCGGTTGCAGCCCTGCAAAGAGGCCGGTTACCTGGTGCGGACCAGCGAGACGGGGAATGGCAAATACTCCATCGCGCTCAA GACCAGTCAGGGATGCGTCCACATCATCGTGGCCCAGACCAAGGACAACAAGTACACACTGAGCCAGACCAGCGGGGTCTTCGGCAGCGTCCCCGAAGTGGTGCATCACTACTCCACAGAGAAGCTGCCCTTCAAAGGGGCGGAGCACATGACCCTGCTGCACCCCGTGCACAGCAAGCTGCATTAG
- the IL6R gene encoding interleukin-6 receptor subunit alpha, with protein MWALRAAGVLWLLVAAAAGPCPRPALPPDTVLSTVGANITLPCLQRQLEPNGTVSWKLENQAGSSERAVLGASLLLRQVRYDDSGRYSCYVGGCLVRSLRLLVDEPPEPPGFSCYRRSHVKDILCEWQPQRRPSPRTRAVLWVKRWLTGENATEQRCRYFPKVEKFTCRVTVPPSEDDTFLLVSMCISNGAGSAVSKDQVISANRVLKPDPPVNVLVDPVESAPQKLRVNWTYPPSWDPRFYRLHFQVRYRAERSQSYTEIDELRETSLVIHDAWHGARHRVQVRGLEEFGHGSWSEWSQEAVGTPWTDPNGLEWQTGSYSSQFPSDYDFYNDTFTGPPGLYGTEGANVGGLGVGDHSTVPLYTFLVTGGSLFLGTGLLAGIVLRYKKKWRRGSLGQGKASAVVQHPLVPLAPPSPTSPLSEAPLLSPPASPGAPGSGDFGPFDVTNMDYLLVPQ; from the exons ATGTGGGCGCTGCGGGCCGCCGGGGTGCTCTGGCTGCTGGTGGCCGCCGCGGCGGGGCCCTGCCCGCGGCCAG ccctcccGCCTGACACGGTGCTGAGCACCGTGGGAGCAAACatcaccctgccctgcctgcagcggCAGCTGGAGCCAAATGGCACCGTCAGCTGGAAGCTGGAGAACCAGGCTGGGAGTTCGGAGCGCGCGGTGCTGGGCGCCAGCCTGCTGCTGCGCCAGGTGCGGTACGACGACTCGGGCAGATACAGCTGCTATGTGGGCGGCTGCCTGGTGCGCTCGCTGCGGCTGCTGGTGGACG AGCCCCCGGAGCCGCCCGGCTTCTCCTGCTACCGGAGGAGTCACGTCAAGGACATCCTGTGCGAGTGGCAGCCGCAGCGGAGGCCGTCGCCCCGGACCAGGGCTGTGCTGTGGGTGAAGAGGTG GCTCACGGGAGAGAACGCCACGGAACAGCGCTGCCGCTACTTCCCCAAGGTGGAGAAATTCACGTGCAGGGTCACGGTGCCGCCCAGCGAGGACGACACCTTCCTGCTGGTGTCCATGTGCATCAGCAACGGGGCGGGGAGCGCGGTCAGCAAGGACCAGGTCATCTCGGCCAACCGCGTCT TGAAGCCGGACCCCCCAGTGAATGTGCTGGTGGACCCGGTGGAGAGCGCACCCCAGAAACTGCGTGTGAACTGGACGTATCCGCCCTCCTGGGACCCTAGGTTCTACCGGCTGCACTTCCAGGTCCGGTACCGGGCTGAGCGCTCCCAGAGCTACACGGAG ATCGACGAGCTAAGAGAGACGTCCCTGGTGATCCATGATGCCTGGCATGGTGCACGGCACAGGGTGCAGGTGCGGGGGCTGGAGGAGTTTGGCCACGGCTCGTGGAGCGAGTGGAGCCAGGAGGCTGTGGGCACCCCGTGGACAG ATCCCAACGGCCTCGAGTGGCAGACAGGATCCTACAGCTCGCAG ttcccCTCGGATTATGATTTCTACAACGACACGTTCACGGGCCCCCCCGGGCTCTATGGCACAGAGGGCGCGAATG TGGGGGGTCTTGGTGTCGGCGACCACTCCACCGTGCCCCTATACACGTTCCTGGTCACTGGAGGGAGCCTGTTCCTGGGCACCGGCCTGCTCGCTGGCATCGTGCTCAG GTACAAGAAGAAATGGAGGAGGGGCTCCCTGGGCCAGGGCAAGGCCAGCGCTGTGGTCCAGCACCCCTTGGTGCCGCTGGCTCCTCCGAGCCCCACGTCCCCGCTGAGCGAggccccgctcctctcccctccggCGTCGCCAGGCGCCCCTGGCAGCGGGGACTTCGGCCCCTTCGACGTCACCAACATGGATTACCTCCTCGTCCCCCAGTAG